The proteins below are encoded in one region of Micromonospora yangpuensis:
- a CDS encoding carbohydrate ABC transporter permease: MNSRLPARVRVALYGALCLLAVPFVFPTWWMVTSSVKPVSDIFAFPPSLFPTDASLAAYRRVFELQPFAQQYFNSAYIAAVVTIGTLAVSSLAGYAFARIRFRGQHVLFVVVLVGLLIPSEVTIVPLFRMFNSWGLVDTHWPLILVPIFGAPSVLATFIMRQFFITLPGELEEAARVDGLGRLGTFWRIALPLARPALGAVAIFTFLHSWNLFLEPIVFLSSPEKFTLPQALTQFVDIYGGPMWDVQLSAASMTAVPVLVIFVLAQRQFVEGLAHTGLKG; the protein is encoded by the coding sequence ATGAACAGTAGGCTCCCCGCCCGGGTCAGGGTCGCGCTCTACGGCGCACTCTGCCTGCTGGCCGTCCCGTTCGTCTTCCCCACCTGGTGGATGGTCACCTCGTCGGTCAAGCCGGTCAGCGACATCTTCGCCTTCCCACCGTCGCTCTTCCCCACCGACGCCAGCCTCGCGGCGTACCGGCGGGTCTTCGAGCTGCAACCCTTCGCGCAGCAGTACTTCAACAGCGCCTACATCGCGGCCGTGGTCACCATCGGCACCCTGGCCGTCTCCTCACTCGCCGGGTACGCCTTCGCCCGGATCCGCTTCCGGGGCCAGCACGTGCTCTTCGTGGTGGTGCTGGTCGGGCTGCTCATCCCGAGCGAGGTGACCATCGTGCCGCTGTTCCGGATGTTCAACTCGTGGGGCCTGGTGGACACCCACTGGCCGCTGATCCTGGTGCCGATCTTCGGCGCGCCGAGCGTGCTGGCCACCTTCATCATGCGGCAGTTCTTCATCACCCTGCCCGGCGAGCTGGAGGAAGCCGCCCGGGTCGACGGGCTGGGCCGGCTCGGCACCTTCTGGCGCATCGCGTTGCCGCTGGCCCGGCCGGCCCTCGGCGCGGTGGCGATCTTCACCTTCCTGCACAGCTGGAACCTGTTCCTGGAGCCGATCGTCTTCCTCTCCTCACCGGAGAAGTTCACCCTCCCCCAGGCGCTCACCCAGTTCGTCGACATCTACGGCGGACCGATGTGGGACGTGCAGCTCTCGGCCGCCTCGATGACCGCCGTGCCGGTCCTGGTCATCTTCGTGCTCGCCCAGCGGCAGTTCGTCGAGGGGCTGGCCCACACCGGCCTGAAGGGCTGA
- a CDS encoding carbohydrate ABC transporter permease, which yields MSVLTRDTPRRAGDRPAAAPRRGWWTNRRRDHLAGLLFVAPQLVGTVLFVLVPLGLVFWYSLHEWNVLAGTFEFVGPDNYRSLAEDANLPSVLRATGLFSVGLVALNLSLALLLAVLLNQRLRGTVVFRTLFFSPVVVSLVAWTIVWGFLLQDNGGVNGALGAVGVDGPNWLRGDTTALLSVVVVQVVKNVGLNMVLFLAALQGVPAELYEAARVEGAGAWTRFRRITVPLISPTILLTSIITVVGSLQVFAQIAVLTQGGPGTSTTVLVYYLYQQAFQFHQFGYGATLSVLLFLIVLVLTVVQWRMRRRWVHHEQ from the coding sequence ATGTCGGTCCTGACCAGGGACACCCCGCGGCGGGCCGGAGACCGGCCCGCCGCGGCGCCCCGGCGCGGCTGGTGGACCAACCGCCGCCGCGACCACCTCGCCGGCCTGCTCTTCGTCGCCCCCCAGCTGGTCGGCACGGTGCTGTTCGTGCTGGTCCCCCTCGGCCTGGTGTTCTGGTACAGCCTGCACGAGTGGAACGTGCTCGCCGGCACCTTCGAGTTCGTCGGCCCGGACAACTACCGGAGCCTGGCCGAGGACGCGAACCTGCCGTCGGTGCTGCGGGCCACCGGGCTGTTCTCGGTCGGCCTGGTGGCGCTCAACCTCAGCCTGGCCCTGCTCCTGGCGGTGCTGCTCAACCAGCGGCTACGCGGCACCGTGGTGTTCCGGACGCTGTTCTTCTCCCCGGTGGTGGTCTCGCTGGTGGCCTGGACGATCGTCTGGGGTTTCCTGCTGCAGGACAACGGCGGGGTCAACGGGGCGCTCGGCGCGGTCGGCGTGGACGGCCCGAACTGGCTGCGCGGCGACACCACCGCCCTGCTGTCGGTGGTCGTGGTGCAGGTGGTGAAGAACGTCGGTCTGAACATGGTGCTGTTCCTGGCCGCCCTGCAGGGCGTGCCGGCGGAGCTGTACGAGGCCGCCCGGGTCGAGGGCGCCGGCGCCTGGACCCGGTTCCGGCGGATCACCGTGCCGCTGATCAGCCCGACCATCCTGCTCACCTCGATCATCACCGTGGTCGGCTCGTTGCAGGTGTTCGCCCAGATCGCCGTGCTCACCCAGGGCGGGCCCGGCACCTCGACCACGGTGCTCGTCTACTACCTCTACCAGCAGGCGTTCCAGTTCCACCAGTTCGGCTACGGCGCGACCCTGTCGGTGCTGCTCTTCCTGATCGTGCTGGTGCTCACCGTCGTGCAGTGGCGGATGCGCAGAAGGTGGGTCCACCATGAACAGTAG
- a CDS encoding ABC transporter substrate-binding protein — MRIRLTAVVALSALLGLTACGGDSAESDGPVTLRMTTWSANEAHLKLFNEIAAEYTAANPNVAGITFDPLPFETYTTTLTTQIAGGNPPDLAWVLENSAPDFVNSGALVPLDDTLKATDGYAFDELTPAATKLWQTDGKLYAYPFSTSPFGVFVNTDLLTTAGAKKPAELIAGGQWTWPNALSAASTVQAKTGKAGLVVRDFDYKNWDFLSTVWTGWGAQAWSEDGKTCGFDSPEMVEAMTALHRGIFVDKALPGPGTTADFFAGEAAMTITQISRASLLADQKFDWDLVPLPAGPKGEYAVIGQGGMGVLKQGRNAEAAADFLAYLTNPTNSAKLAQFFPPPRTSLLTAETLAKTNPLLSPKQLQDVVLDGIAEGVVKPSHTGQAELSQAVRAALDPLWRPDADVRGVLQGTCAAINPLLAK; from the coding sequence ATGAGGATCCGGTTGACGGCCGTCGTCGCGCTCAGCGCGCTGCTCGGCCTGACCGCCTGTGGCGGCGACTCCGCCGAGTCCGACGGCCCGGTCACCCTGCGGATGACCACCTGGTCGGCGAACGAGGCCCACCTGAAACTGTTCAACGAGATCGCCGCCGAGTACACCGCGGCCAACCCGAACGTCGCCGGGATCACCTTCGACCCGCTGCCGTTCGAGACCTACACCACCACGCTGACCACCCAGATCGCCGGCGGCAACCCACCCGACCTGGCCTGGGTGCTGGAGAACTCGGCCCCCGACTTCGTCAACTCCGGCGCGCTGGTCCCGCTGGACGACACCCTCAAGGCCACCGACGGGTACGCCTTCGACGAGCTGACCCCGGCCGCGACGAAGCTGTGGCAGACCGACGGCAAGCTGTACGCGTACCCCTTCTCCACCTCGCCGTTCGGGGTCTTCGTCAACACCGACCTGCTGACCACCGCCGGGGCGAAGAAGCCGGCGGAGCTGATCGCCGGCGGCCAGTGGACCTGGCCGAACGCGCTGTCCGCCGCCTCGACGGTGCAGGCGAAGACCGGCAAGGCCGGCCTGGTGGTCCGCGACTTCGACTACAAGAACTGGGACTTCCTCTCCACCGTGTGGACCGGCTGGGGCGCCCAGGCGTGGAGCGAGGACGGCAAGACCTGCGGCTTCGACTCCCCGGAGATGGTCGAGGCGATGACCGCCCTGCACCGGGGCATCTTCGTCGACAAGGCACTGCCCGGACCGGGCACCACCGCCGACTTCTTCGCCGGTGAGGCCGCCATGACCATCACCCAGATCTCCCGGGCCTCCCTGCTGGCCGACCAGAAGTTCGACTGGGACCTGGTGCCGCTGCCGGCCGGCCCGAAGGGCGAGTACGCGGTCATCGGCCAGGGCGGCATGGGCGTGCTCAAGCAGGGCCGCAACGCCGAGGCCGCCGCCGACTTCCTGGCGTACCTGACCAACCCCACCAACTCGGCGAAGCTGGCCCAGTTCTTCCCGCCGCCGCGCACCTCGCTGCTGACCGCCGAGACGCTCGCCAAGACCAACCCGCTGCTGAGCCCGAAGCAGCTGCAGGACGTGGTGCTCGACGGGATCGCCGAGGGCGTGGTGAAGCCCAGCCACACCGGCCAGGCCGAGCTGAGCCAGGCGGTACGGGCCGCGCTGGACCCGCTGTGGCGTCCCGACGCCGACGTGCGGGGCGTACTCCAGGGCACCTGCGCGGCGATCAACCCGCTGCTGGCGAAGTAG
- a CDS encoding FAD-dependent oxidoreductase: MQAEVLIVGGGLGGVAAALAALRAGRTVLLTEEYAWLGGQLTSQAVPPDEHSWVEHFGVTASYRALREGIREHYRNWYPLTDRARRSTALNPGAGHVSRLCHEPRVAVAVLENMLAPYRGSGRLRVLQPYRPVAADTDGDRVTGVTVQHRDTGERLHLNAPYVLDATETGELLPLTGTEYVTGFESRADTGEPSAPEQAQPTNMQAVSVCFAVDHVDGDHTIDKPAAYDFWRDYQPPYWGDRMLSFRSPNPRTLEISERSFTPNPDDDPWLVQADQRVNPGDGNLWTFRRIAARRNFLPGAYDSDICLVNWPMIDYFEQPLIDVADPDAVIAAARELSLSVLYWLQTEAPRTDGGTGFPSLRLRGDVTGNGTAATGGDLTHSGLSQAPYVRESRRIRAEYTVVEQDLSLAVRGDKGAVSYADSVGVGMYRIDLHPSTGGDNYVDVASCPFEIPLGALIPRRVENLLPAGKNIGTTHITNGSYRLHPVEWNIGEVAGLLADFCLARRVTPRAVRYTPGLLADFQHRLADAGVELRWPDITGY; the protein is encoded by the coding sequence ATGCAGGCCGAGGTACTGATCGTCGGCGGTGGACTCGGCGGCGTCGCCGCCGCCCTGGCCGCGCTGCGCGCCGGCCGCACCGTACTGCTGACCGAGGAGTACGCCTGGCTCGGCGGGCAGCTCACCAGCCAGGCGGTGCCCCCGGACGAACACTCCTGGGTGGAGCACTTCGGCGTCACCGCCAGCTACCGGGCGCTGCGCGAGGGCATCCGGGAGCACTACCGCAACTGGTACCCGCTGACCGACCGGGCCCGACGCAGCACCGCGCTGAACCCGGGCGCCGGCCACGTCAGCCGGCTCTGCCACGAACCCCGGGTGGCGGTGGCGGTGCTGGAGAACATGCTGGCGCCGTACCGCGGGTCCGGGCGGTTGCGGGTGCTGCAGCCGTACCGGCCGGTGGCCGCCGACACCGACGGCGACCGGGTCACCGGGGTCACCGTGCAGCACCGGGACACCGGCGAGCGGCTGCACCTGAACGCGCCGTACGTGCTGGACGCCACCGAGACCGGCGAGTTGCTGCCGCTGACCGGCACCGAGTACGTCACCGGCTTCGAGTCCCGGGCCGACACCGGCGAGCCGAGCGCGCCCGAGCAGGCCCAGCCGACCAACATGCAGGCCGTGTCGGTCTGCTTCGCGGTCGACCACGTCGACGGCGACCACACCATCGACAAACCCGCGGCGTACGACTTCTGGCGGGACTACCAACCGCCGTACTGGGGCGACCGGATGCTGTCGTTCCGCTCCCCCAACCCGCGCACGCTGGAGATCTCCGAGCGCAGCTTCACCCCGAACCCCGACGACGACCCCTGGCTGGTCCAGGCCGACCAGCGGGTCAACCCCGGCGACGGCAACCTGTGGACGTTCCGGCGCATCGCCGCCCGGCGCAACTTCCTGCCCGGGGCGTACGACAGCGACATCTGCCTGGTCAACTGGCCGATGATCGACTACTTCGAGCAGCCGCTGATCGACGTGGCCGACCCCGACGCGGTCATCGCGGCGGCCCGGGAGCTGTCCCTGTCGGTGCTGTACTGGCTGCAGACCGAGGCCCCCCGCACCGACGGCGGCACCGGCTTCCCGAGCCTGCGGCTGCGCGGCGACGTCACCGGCAACGGCACCGCCGCCACCGGTGGCGACCTCACCCACAGCGGCCTGTCCCAGGCCCCCTACGTGCGCGAGTCCCGGCGCATCCGCGCCGAGTACACAGTGGTCGAGCAGGACCTCTCCCTGGCGGTCCGGGGCGACAAGGGCGCGGTCAGCTACGCCGACTCGGTGGGCGTCGGCATGTACCGCATCGACCTGCACCCCTCCACCGGCGGCGACAACTACGTAGACGTGGCCTCCTGCCCGTTCGAGATCCCGCTCGGCGCGCTGATCCCCCGGCGGGTGGAGAACCTGCTGCCCGCCGGCAAGAACATCGGCACCACCCACATCACCAACGGCTCGTACCGCCTGCACCCGGTGGAGTGGAACATCGGCGAGGTCGCCGGCCTGCTCGCCGACTTCTGCCTGGCCCGGCGGGTCACCCCCCGTGCGGTGCGCTACACCCCCGGCCTGCTGGCCGACTTCCAGCACCGCCTCGCCGACGCGGGTGTCGAGCTGCGCTGGCCCGACATCACCGGCTACTGA
- a CDS encoding LacI family DNA-binding transcriptional regulator produces MTQQDIARMTGVSQATVSLVLNGRDDGTVRIAPDTRDRVLTAIRTTGYVADPVARRLAARHNRILGVFTYEPVFPAGTGDFYHPFLVGIEESAERLGCDLLLLTSAPVTDGRRRIFHHDNRLRLADGCILLGRSLDPEELARLVAEGHPFVSVGRRDDAGGPVPYVGADYRAATAAVVRRALDAGHRELAYLGQGATGPESPADRFAGYRETLDAAGLPARHLSTDRDPADLLDPLLADGVTAVVVEEYADGVALAAVAHDRGLAVPTDLSILTLGDPTRPTSSDREFTGFRIPRREMGWQAVEVLTGLLAALPDTVTQRLLPCQPVDGTTLAPPRP; encoded by the coding sequence GTGACCCAGCAGGACATCGCCCGGATGACCGGCGTCAGCCAGGCCACCGTCTCCCTGGTGCTCAACGGCCGCGACGACGGCACCGTCCGGATCGCCCCGGACACCCGCGACCGGGTGCTGACCGCCATCCGCACCACCGGGTACGTCGCCGACCCGGTGGCCCGCCGGCTCGCCGCCCGGCACAACCGGATCCTCGGCGTGTTCACCTACGAGCCGGTCTTCCCGGCCGGCACCGGCGACTTCTACCACCCGTTCCTGGTCGGCATCGAGGAGTCCGCCGAACGGCTCGGCTGCGACCTGCTGCTGCTCACCAGCGCCCCGGTCACCGACGGCCGACGCCGCATCTTCCACCACGACAACCGGCTCCGGCTGGCCGACGGCTGCATACTGCTCGGCCGCTCCCTCGACCCCGAGGAGCTGGCCCGGCTGGTCGCCGAGGGACACCCCTTCGTGTCGGTGGGCCGGCGCGACGACGCCGGCGGACCGGTGCCCTACGTCGGTGCCGACTACCGCGCCGCCACCGCCGCCGTGGTCCGTCGGGCCCTCGACGCCGGCCACCGCGAGCTGGCGTACCTGGGTCAGGGCGCCACCGGCCCGGAGTCCCCCGCCGACCGGTTCGCCGGCTACCGCGAGACCCTGGACGCGGCCGGGCTGCCGGCCCGGCACCTGTCGACCGACCGCGACCCGGCCGACCTGCTCGACCCGCTGCTGGCCGACGGGGTCACCGCCGTGGTGGTCGAGGAGTACGCCGACGGCGTCGCCCTCGCCGCCGTCGCCCACGACCGGGGCCTGGCCGTCCCCACCGACCTGTCCATCCTGACCCTGGGCGACCCGACCCGGCCGACCAGCAGCGACCGGGAGTTCACCGGCTTCCGGATCCCCCGCCGCGAGATGGGCTGGCAGGCCGTCGAGGTGCTCACCGGGCTGCTCGCCGCGCTGCCCGACACGGTGACCCAACGGCTGCTGCCCTGCCAACCGGTCGACGGCACCACCCTGGCCCCACCCCGCCCCTGA
- a CDS encoding FadR/GntR family transcriptional regulator, translating into MSPPQETALPAPTWSRRPTNLARAVTAELVERIVAGVHPSGTPLPPEPALCRTFSVSRTVVREAVKILQEKGLVQVRQGAGTMVTPSAMWDMLDELVLAATIAKDDSLAILDDLVVTRRLLESDMANVAARLADAETVDRLGTMVERMDELLDDHVTYHEHDRAFHDTVMQASGNRIARGVVRALESQVVNTVRYMGRTEPALCAASNRGHRLIYERIAAHDPEGAAQAMFTHITEAWLVRRGGSADPVRLRR; encoded by the coding sequence ATGTCGCCACCGCAGGAGACCGCCCTGCCCGCTCCGACCTGGTCGCGCCGGCCGACCAACCTCGCCAGGGCCGTCACCGCCGAGCTGGTGGAGCGCATCGTCGCGGGGGTGCACCCGTCCGGTACACCGCTGCCGCCGGAGCCGGCGCTCTGCCGGACCTTCTCGGTGAGCCGGACCGTCGTGCGGGAGGCGGTCAAGATCCTCCAGGAGAAGGGCCTGGTCCAGGTCCGCCAGGGTGCGGGCACCATGGTCACCCCGTCGGCGATGTGGGACATGCTCGACGAGCTCGTCCTGGCCGCCACCATCGCCAAGGACGACAGCCTGGCGATCCTCGACGACCTCGTGGTGACCCGGCGACTGCTGGAGTCCGACATGGCCAACGTCGCGGCCCGCCTCGCCGACGCCGAGACCGTCGACCGGCTGGGGACCATGGTGGAGCGGATGGACGAGCTGCTCGACGACCACGTCACCTACCACGAGCACGACCGGGCCTTCCACGACACGGTCATGCAGGCCTCCGGCAACCGCATCGCCCGGGGCGTCGTCCGGGCGCTGGAGAGCCAGGTCGTCAACACCGTCCGCTACATGGGCCGGACCGAACCCGCGCTCTGCGCGGCGTCCAACCGTGGGCACCGGCTCATCTACGAGCGGATCGCCGCGCACGACCCGGAGGGTGCCGCGCAGGCGATGTTCACCCACATCACCGAGGCCTGGCTGGTCCGTCGGGGCGGCTCCGCGGACCCGGTGCGGCTGCGCCGCTGA
- a CDS encoding ThuA domain-containing protein — protein MRRNTLITGVITGLVLAFALVNPATAAPAFRALLFTKTVGYRHDSIPAGISMFQQQAAANNFELVHSEDSSVFTPANLATFDVLIMFQTSGMVWTSAAQRQAVEGYLASGKGIVAVHNATDMGIEGEYPWWDQTVNAGAHMTEHSPGVLPGTAIVADRKHPSTAGLPDRWNRSEEWYNFDRNPRGDVHVLVTADERTYNPGARAMGPDHPISWCRNVSGGRVWSTGMGHAIESYSETHFRNHILGGVKWAAGNEPGDCGGTVWGNFEKRALDDNTVDPMALAVAPDGRVLYVQRGGQVKIFKPGTNSTVTAGTLSVYTGGEDGLTGLALDPNFATNGYVYLYHSPAGSATDVNRVSRYTLTGDTLNTSSGVTVIDIPATRDRTFPEPGHTGGYIEFGPDGNLYIGTGDDVPPNLDPNWQGYAPLDWRSGKANLDAARTAGNTNDLRGKLLRIRPQASGGYTIPAGNLYPQGTAQTRPEIYAMGFRNPFRFSIDPANGWVYLADYGPDRNPPTTNRGPEGLVELNVIKAPGNYGWPFCHGDNQPYAPYNPDTGVVGAKFNCSAPVNNSPNNTGLTSLRPVVAPNLWYGYGTSPNFPELGSGGSGPMGGPVYRYDPANPSPTKFPPYYDGVHFFYEWSRSYLKEVHFDSATAVTRTNSFLPNGRFNKPMDLEFGRDGSLYLLEWGTNFGGGNSDSGLYRIDYVQGGRSPVAKATGTPTSGNAPLTVQFSSAGTADPDPGNTLSYQWTFGDGTTSTAANPSHVYTANGNYTAQLKVTDNTGKTGFANVTITVGNTAPVVTITTPANGGMLTFGDRVSYQISVTDPDGGTVDCAKVILNPALGHDDHAHETTEYPGCSGTISTDLLGGHPDGANLFYVLNARYTDNGGAGGAAPLTGYAQVILQPKHKQAEYYSSQSGTRVIDQAAAESGKRVGDISNNDWVAFTPMSLSGISTVSYRLSSPSGGGTIELRAGSPTGTLLATTPVPSTGGWNNYQSTPPVNVTALAGTHQLYLVFKGSANNWFDLDSHTFGGSGVGTPGPTGVAGRTWTLTAQHSGKVMDVSGVSTADGAQINQWAATGGNNQKWQAVDAGGGAVYLKAVHSGKCAEVTGGSTAAGAFLQQAACTNGNQQKFTATATGTSGVYTVRSVPSGLCLDVNGGATTDGARLVQWTCHGGTNQQWRFGAA, from the coding sequence ATGCGTCGCAACACCCTCATCACCGGGGTGATCACGGGCCTGGTGCTCGCGTTCGCCCTGGTCAATCCGGCAACGGCGGCTCCCGCCTTCCGCGCCCTGCTGTTCACCAAGACAGTCGGTTACCGTCACGACTCAATCCCCGCCGGGATCTCGATGTTCCAGCAACAGGCGGCGGCGAACAACTTCGAGCTGGTGCACAGCGAGGACTCCAGCGTCTTCACCCCCGCCAACCTCGCCACCTTCGACGTGCTCATCATGTTCCAGACCTCGGGCATGGTGTGGACCTCGGCGGCCCAACGCCAGGCGGTGGAGGGCTACCTCGCCAGCGGCAAGGGCATCGTCGCGGTACACAACGCCACCGACATGGGCATCGAGGGCGAGTACCCGTGGTGGGACCAGACGGTCAACGCCGGCGCGCACATGACCGAGCACTCCCCCGGTGTGCTGCCCGGCACCGCCATCGTCGCCGACAGGAAACACCCGTCGACGGCCGGCCTGCCGGACCGCTGGAACCGCAGTGAGGAGTGGTACAACTTCGACCGCAATCCCCGGGGCGACGTACACGTCCTGGTCACCGCGGACGAGCGGACGTACAACCCGGGTGCCCGGGCGATGGGGCCCGACCATCCGATCTCCTGGTGCCGCAACGTCTCCGGCGGCCGGGTGTGGAGCACCGGCATGGGACACGCCATCGAGTCCTACAGTGAGACCCACTTCCGCAACCACATCCTGGGCGGGGTCAAGTGGGCCGCCGGCAACGAGCCCGGCGACTGCGGCGGCACGGTCTGGGGCAACTTCGAGAAACGCGCCCTGGACGACAACACCGTCGACCCGATGGCGCTGGCCGTGGCACCGGACGGCCGGGTGCTCTACGTCCAGCGCGGCGGGCAGGTGAAGATATTCAAACCCGGTACGAACAGCACCGTCACCGCCGGCACGCTCAGCGTCTACACCGGTGGCGAGGACGGACTCACCGGGTTGGCCCTGGACCCCAACTTCGCCACCAACGGCTACGTGTACCTGTACCACTCCCCCGCCGGCAGCGCCACGGACGTCAACCGGGTCTCCCGCTACACCCTCACCGGCGACACCCTGAACACCTCCAGCGGGGTGACCGTCATCGACATCCCGGCCACCCGGGACCGGACCTTCCCCGAGCCCGGACACACCGGCGGTTACATCGAGTTCGGGCCGGACGGCAACCTCTACATCGGCACCGGTGACGACGTGCCGCCGAACCTCGACCCCAACTGGCAGGGCTACGCCCCGCTGGACTGGCGCTCCGGCAAGGCGAACCTGGACGCCGCCCGGACCGCCGGCAACACCAACGACCTGCGTGGCAAGCTGCTGCGGATCCGGCCCCAGGCCAGCGGCGGTTACACCATCCCGGCGGGCAACCTCTACCCGCAGGGCACCGCGCAGACCCGGCCGGAGATCTACGCGATGGGCTTCCGCAACCCGTTCCGCTTCTCCATCGACCCCGCCAACGGCTGGGTCTACCTGGCCGACTACGGGCCGGACCGCAACCCGCCGACGACCAACCGGGGCCCCGAGGGGCTGGTCGAACTCAACGTGATCAAGGCCCCGGGCAACTACGGCTGGCCGTTCTGCCACGGCGACAACCAGCCCTACGCCCCGTACAACCCGGACACCGGCGTGGTCGGGGCGAAGTTCAACTGCTCCGCGCCGGTCAACAACTCGCCGAACAACACCGGCCTGACCAGCCTGCGGCCGGTCGTCGCGCCCAACCTGTGGTACGGCTACGGCACCTCGCCGAACTTCCCGGAACTCGGCTCCGGCGGCTCCGGGCCGATGGGCGGCCCGGTCTACCGGTACGATCCGGCGAACCCGTCGCCTACGAAGTTCCCGCCCTACTACGACGGCGTGCACTTCTTCTACGAGTGGTCCCGCAGCTACCTCAAGGAGGTGCACTTCGACTCGGCCACCGCGGTGACCCGGACCAACTCCTTCCTGCCCAACGGGCGGTTCAACAAGCCGATGGACCTGGAGTTCGGCCGGGACGGCTCGCTCTACCTGCTGGAGTGGGGCACCAACTTCGGTGGCGGCAACAGCGACTCCGGGCTGTACCGCATCGACTACGTCCAGGGCGGCCGGTCACCGGTGGCCAAGGCGACCGGCACTCCGACCAGCGGCAACGCGCCGTTGACCGTGCAGTTCAGCAGCGCCGGCACCGCCGACCCCGACCCCGGAAACACGCTGAGCTACCAGTGGACCTTCGGCGACGGCACCACCTCGACGGCGGCCAATCCGTCGCACGTCTACACCGCCAACGGCAACTACACGGCCCAGCTGAAGGTCACCGACAACACCGGCAAGACCGGTTTCGCCAACGTCACGATCACCGTGGGCAACACCGCGCCGGTGGTCACCATCACCACCCCCGCCAACGGTGGCATGCTCACCTTCGGTGACCGGGTGTCGTACCAGATCAGCGTCACCGATCCGGACGGCGGCACGGTCGACTGCGCCAAGGTGATCCTCAACCCGGCGCTCGGCCATGACGACCACGCGCACGAGACCACCGAGTACCCGGGCTGTTCGGGCACCATCTCCACCGACCTGCTCGGCGGGCACCCCGACGGCGCCAACCTGTTCTACGTGCTCAACGCCCGCTACACCGACAACGGCGGCGCGGGCGGGGCGGCGCCGCTGACCGGGTACGCGCAGGTGATCCTGCAACCCAAGCACAAGCAGGCCGAGTACTACAGCAGCCAGTCCGGCACCCGGGTGATCGACCAGGCCGCGGCGGAGAGCGGCAAACGCGTCGGGGACATCTCCAACAACGACTGGGTGGCGTTCACCCCGATGAGCCTGTCGGGCATCAGCACCGTCAGCTACCGGTTGTCCTCGCCCTCGGGCGGCGGCACGATCGAGTTGCGCGCCGGCTCACCGACCGGCACGCTGCTGGCCACCACCCCGGTGCCCAGCACCGGCGGCTGGAACAACTACCAGTCCACCCCGCCGGTCAACGTCACCGCGCTGGCCGGCACCCACCAGCTGTACCTGGTGTTCAAGGGCAGCGCGAACAACTGGTTCGACCTGGACTCGCACACCTTCGGCGGCTCGGGTGTCGGCACGCCCGGCCCCACCGGCGTGGCCGGCCGGACCTGGACGCTGACCGCCCAGCACAGCGGCAAGGTGATGGACGTCAGCGGGGTCTCCACCGCCGACGGCGCCCAGATCAACCAGTGGGCGGCCACCGGCGGCAACAACCAGAAGTGGCAGGCCGTTGACGCCGGTGGCGGCGCGGTGTACCTCAAGGCGGTGCACAGCGGCAAGTGCGCCGAGGTGACCGGCGGCTCCACCGCCGCCGGCGCCTTCCTCCAGCAGGCCGCCTGCACCAACGGCAACCAGCAGAAGTTCACCGCCACCGCCACCGGGACCTCCGGGGTGTACACGGTGCGCAGCGTGCCGAGCGGGCTCTGCCTGGACGTCAACGGCGGCGCCACCACCGACGGGGCCCGGCTGGTGCAGTGGACCTGCCACGGGGGTACCAACCAGCAGTGGCGGTTCGGCGCGGCCTGA